In one window of Cytophagia bacterium CHB2 DNA:
- a CDS encoding cysteine desulfurase-like protein, with translation MNPFVASRSQFPALQLKDASGRPAIYFDGPGGTQAPQSVIAAMNQHLVHRLSNTHGAFATSRATDETIHQARAAMADFLNAPAPENIAFGANMTSLTFHVSRSIGRDLKPGDEIILTRLDHDANVAPWLALEEKGVKIKFLDFHPEDCTLAYEELENLLSAKTKLVAVGYASNAVGTINDVSRIIKSANAAGALVYVDAVHYAPHGPIDVQALDCDFLVCSAYKFFGPHVGVLYGKYEVMERLHAYKVRPQESTPPFKFETGTLNHEGLAGTAAAIEYIAELGRHVDNSAVLQASSRQGRRRDLKLAMAAIQEYERGLSQKLVTGLQAIPGARAFGITETKRYHQRTPTVAMRMEKHSPQAVAERLGEENIYVWDGNFYALEVISRLGYEDKGGVVRIGLVHYNTEEEIDRMLEVLQELV, from the coding sequence ATGAACCCTTTTGTTGCTTCCAGATCCCAATTCCCCGCATTGCAATTAAAAGATGCCTCCGGCCGTCCGGCAATCTACTTTGACGGCCCGGGCGGCACGCAGGCGCCGCAATCCGTCATCGCGGCGATGAATCAACATCTTGTTCATCGGCTCTCCAATACGCATGGCGCTTTCGCGACGAGCCGGGCGACTGACGAAACAATTCATCAAGCGCGCGCGGCGATGGCGGATTTTTTGAATGCGCCCGCACCGGAAAACATCGCCTTCGGCGCGAACATGACGTCACTCACCTTTCACGTGAGCCGCAGCATTGGCCGCGATCTCAAGCCTGGCGATGAAATCATTCTCACGCGCCTCGATCACGACGCGAATGTCGCGCCCTGGCTCGCGTTGGAAGAAAAAGGCGTGAAAATCAAATTTCTCGATTTTCATCCTGAAGACTGCACACTCGCTTATGAAGAGTTAGAAAACCTGCTCTCGGCGAAAACCAAGCTCGTCGCCGTGGGCTATGCTTCGAATGCCGTGGGCACGATTAACGACGTTAGCCGCATCATCAAAAGCGCGAACGCTGCCGGCGCTCTGGTCTATGTCGATGCCGTGCATTATGCGCCGCACGGCCCGATCGATGTGCAGGCACTCGACTGCGATTTTCTCGTGTGCTCGGCGTATAAATTTTTCGGACCCCATGTTGGCGTGCTTTATGGAAAGTACGAGGTGATGGAACGTTTGCACGCCTACAAAGTCCGCCCGCAAGAGTCGACGCCGCCGTTTAAATTTGAAACCGGCACGCTCAATCACGAAGGATTAGCGGGAACCGCAGCAGCAATTGAATATATCGCTGAACTCGGACGGCATGTTGACAACTCTGCCGTTTTACAAGCATCAAGCCGGCAGGGCAGACGGCGAGACCTGAAATTGGCGATGGCGGCCATTCAAGAATATGAACGCGGCCTCTCACAAAAACTCGTTACGGGATTGCAGGCGATTCCCGGCGCACGCGCGTTCGGCATTACGGAGACGAAACGGTATCATCAAAGAACGCCGACTGTCGCCATGCGCATGGAAAAGCATTCGCCGCAAGCTGTTGCCGAACGTTTGGGCGAAGAAAATATCTATGTTTGGGACGGCAATTTCTACGCGCTTGAAGTCATTTCGCGTTTGGGATACGAGGACAAGGGCGGCGTTGTGCGCATCGGACTGGTGCATTACAACACGGAAGAAGAGATCGATCGCATGCTCGAGGTTTTGCAAGAGTTGGTTTAA